The DNA region AGGGCTAgaactttttttgtaaattatattcTTCATATTATGGAAACTTAAGGGCTGAAAAAAAATATGTTCtcacattatttttttgtaaaatgtacttcaatcatttttttaacttgcttatttttactttttaaatctgggcagggcttgcctGTTAGTttctaatataaaaagttatatttttggcaaatgtaaaagccttttcacaacTTGACGTCTGTATattagaccgcagaagaaaataTGTCAACTCTTCATCAGAATCTGTTAGATTATctcgagtaatttttgcttattagtatggatgaattggatcatcgaaggtcggcagcaaaaacatcggttaataaaatgggattaaatacatacaggatatttgtcttatttaacatttaactattttaggtttgcgttgaatttcagtgcttttattcattttgaagaacactgtatctgtttattttagtgagtgagatgattTAATGCATGTTCagatttattctagaactaaagtaacatcttactcacaatttctctcaacatggggacaggagagcttttaatcaataaatgaggggaaaagtaactggcgttacttatttgaagaAGTAACTGATATTtacttgtcaattaaaaagtaacgtGTTACTTGAGTTACTTGGATAAAGTAATATTATTaggtaacttgtgttacttgtaatgcattacccccaacgcTGGTCCTCTGTGTGTCAGCAAAGCACTGGTTCAGTCTTGGCTTTGGCTTCACTCGGGACGGGGCTTGAATTTAAGCAGAGAACACGGGTCTTAATCTCAGTCCTTGATGTTTCAGAGTCTCTCTTTCCAGGTTTAGTCGCGGTGCGTTTTTCCCCGAGGGCCGCTTCTGAACGGCGCTCAGAAACACATGTTTTTTCCTCTGTCACATTGGCTTCTTATCTATCACGGGCCTGCTGTGAACACGATTCAGAGCGCCCAATCCTCGGAGGGCCGAGAGATTTATTACCTCACGCTGGCAATTAATAATGATGCATGCGGGCCGCCAGCGCAGCGAGAGTCAGGCGGAAAAACTGCAACTCCAAGCAAAAGAGCAAAGCTTCTCAAACATCTAAAGATCTCTGTGCATTCTTCTGTGTGTGAACATATGCGCTCATAAAGAACAGCTTGCTCGTCACCAGTGTGACGTCAGAGAAATCAACTCCATTTTTGCACACAAGGATGCAGTTGCTAGGCTGTTTGGTTGTTCTGATGTTGTTCAGTCACACATCACTTGTCGTTTCTCgtctctatatgtgaccctggtccacaaaaccagtcataaggttaaattttacaaaactgagatgtatacatcatatgtgaccctggaccacaaaaccagtcttaagtcgctggggtatatttgtagcaatagccaaaaatacattgtatgggtcaaaattattgatttttcttttatgtcaaaaatcattaggaaattaagtaaagatcatgttccatgaagatgttttgtaaaattcctactgtaaacctatcaaaatgtaatttttgattagtaatatgcattgttaagaacttaatttggacaactttaaaggtgattttctcagtattttgatttttttgtacccttagatttcagatattcgaatagatgtatctcggccaaatattgtcctatcctaacaaaccatatatcaatagaaagcttatttattgagctttcatgtgatgtatatatctcagttttgtaaaatttaaccttatgactggtccagggtcacatatgaaagctcaataaataagctttctattgttatattgtttgttaggataggacaatatttggccgagatacatctattcgaatatctgaaatctaagggtgcaaaaaaatctaaatactgagaaaatcacctttaaagttgtccaaattaggttcttaacaatgcatataactaatcaaaaattacattttgatatatttacagtaggaatttgacaagaaatcttcatggaacatgatctttacttaatttcctaatgatttttggcataaaagaaaaatcaataattttgacccatacaatgtatttttggctattgctacaaatataccccagcgacttaagactggttttgtggaccagggtcacatatcttatTTTGTGCTCTGTGCACCCTGAGCTCATCTCAGACATGTCTTCACGTCGAGCGATGGACCTCGTGTCACTTCTGTCAAAGACACTGTGAATAAAGTACATGACAGCTGATGAATGTCATGTCTTTCCTCAAATGCCTAAATATACCCTGaccaaaccaaaataaaatataatgcagtatattaaataatacaagcTAGCAGGGTTgggggggtaacacattacaagtaacgcaagttacataatattattacttttaagTAACTTGTAAagtttttaattgacaagaaaatatctgaattactttttcaaaataacagcagttactttttcccccatttattgattaaaagctctcctgttcccatgttgagagaaattgttagatgttactttagttctagaataaatgtgaacatgcagtaattcatctcacttacttaaaaaacagatacagtattcttcaaaatgaataaaaacactgaaattcgtctcctttatgtatttaatcccattttattaaccgatgtctttgctgccgaccttcgatgatccaattcatccatactaataagcaaaaattactctatttgttttcctttttttttttattgctgaagagtttttttactttttaaattaaaaacaaaaaagcccagtccagatttaaaaagtaacataacgcattactttccataaaaagtaactaagtaacgtaattagttaattttttagggagtaactcaatattgtaatgcagttACTCCCTAAAATTGAGTTACTCTCCTTTTGCATGTAATAGCTTTATTGAAACACTCGATTAATTAATCACTTTTTCATGAGGTAATGCATGGGTTTACATAAAGCTGACTTTATTATTTGCATAGTTACACAATTCATCTGAAATTATGTGTTATggtatttgagaaaaaaagtgtttACTGAAAGCAAAGTtattaaagttttagtttttttggacattatatgttcatttttttaatttatactcTGACAAGAACCATAAGTTATTACATGCATATCTATATATAATAAAGTgtattattgaatataaaatgacATACAACACAATAAGTAAATATATTGTCATTTATTTTTCAATACATTAAAAGTGATTATTCTTTAtgcattttaattactttaatttATTGCTAGTGCTTGTAATATATGCATGAAGTAAGTATGTTTTTTGGAAGCctttttccgccactgaataaaaaataaaaaatattgttacaaaagatttctattttaaataaacactgttcttttcaactttctatttgttaaagaatcctggaaaaaataatcacaggttctaaactaaatattaaaaagcacaactgttttcaacattgataacagttaaataaataaatttaaacgttaatttttttttgcatttaatatttattacatacaatatttacatataaaatattCTATGAAAAATCGGTCTGATTTGCATTTTATAAAGACAAAGATTATTTTTCTGTATAAAatgattattgattttttttgtattttttttgtcatgAGTTTTTGTTAtttacaatgtaatttttttatttatatgcaaATTGAACTTATGTTTTAtagaaatacaaaataatatatatatatatatataaatattttgtatttctaTAAAACATCAGTCATGAGTTTTTGTTAtttacaatgtaatttttttccatttatatgCAAATCGGactgatgtttaaaaaaaatgacattgtAAATAACAAAAACTCAtgacaaaaaaatgtaattattaataaTCAACAAAAAAGCCTTTTTACTTTAGTTTTGGTTTGCAAGTAAAGCAGTCCTCCGACGGCTCAGACGAGTCATTGAGCGTTTCATAAACACAAATCAGCCAGAAATAGGCTCCTCAGAGAAAAGTGTGATTTGGAGTTCATCCGCACCCAGGTGAATTCACACGCTCTTTAAATAGCGGCGGATCTCAGATCGCATTAATCACAAACTGCCTGTGTTCTTTCCCCAGACCATCGTGCGCGGCAGTATGATCGGCCACGGAGACTACATCTCAGCCATGCTGTCAGACATGAGCCGTCTGTCCGTCACCAGCTCCAACTCCCTGCGCAAGAGCAGCCCGTCGGCCCGCAAGAGAGCGCAGTCGCTGGGACGCCTCGGGGAGGTCAACGAGGGCGACGCGTATCAGTACGAAACCCTGGATGAGCCCGAACCTCACTGGGCCGATAAATCACGCAACATCCACAGCGAGAGCGGCACGCCGTACATGGGCTTGAAGAAGAGCGTGACTCTTCAGCCCAACGGCATCCTGCCCCGCGCCAAATCCACCTTTGAGGTCAGCATGAGCTGTCTGGACGGGCCGCCCCCGCCTCCTCCTCCGGCCCTTCCGGCCCCTCCGCCGCCCCCCATTCCCGTGCCGGAGCCGCCCAGGTCTATGTATCTGGGAGGGGACATCGGGAGCCCGACGGAGAGGCTCATGATGAGGCGAGAGTTTCCCATCGTGTTCTCGCACAACCAGAGACCCATCACCTGCTTCTACAGTCCTACCATGCCCATGCAGCAGCCGCACGGAGACAGTCTCACGCCGGACATGAGGACCACCAACAGACTGCTGGTCCACCCACAGAACAGCCCGGGGAGACCGTACTCCTCATACGACCTCAAGGTAACTCCTCTTTTATAGAAGTAAAGTtgtggtttcacaaagaaccattcagtcaaaggttctttaaaggggtcatcaaatgcattttccacaagtttgatatgcagtgttggggaaagttacttttaaaagtaatgcattacaatattgagtcactccctaaaaaagtaattaattacattacttagtaatgcgttacgttacttttgcgttactttttaaatctgggcagggcttgcttgtttgtttttaatataaaaagttctatttttgtcaaatgtaaaaccctttttacaccaaaagcctcaggcttagagaaaagtaaattcacgtctgtacagtagaccgcagaagaaaaatgtcaactcttcagcaaggaaaacaaatgttagattatctcgagtaatttttgcttattagtataggtgaattggatcatcgaaggtcggacGCAAAGAAATCTGTTTTTataatgggattaaatacataaaggatatttgtattatttaacatatttaattaattattaaatttgagGAATAGTGTATCTGTTTtatagtgagtgagatgaataaaTGCATGTTCAGATTTATTCtacaactaaagtaacatcttactcacaatttctctcaacattgggacaggagagcttttaatcaataaatgggggaaaacgtaactggcgttactttgaaaaagtaattcagatattttctttgtcaattaaatattactttactagtttcttagaaaaaagtaatattattacgtaactttcattacttgtaatgcgttacacgcAAAActgttgatatgattctttagggtcttaatgagaagtctataacatactttggttagaatttctcaatggtagtgtaaaaaacactctttttaccctGTCAAAATCGGCCCTTtatagagcgagctattctgttgcatgttcctttaaatgctaatgagctctgctcgccccgcccctcgctgccatgggatgacgagccgtaatgtttacatttgcatatttagacctaacattttagaaaacttgcaatacaaaaaatgtttgcaattattaatgtaattaatcaactgggtaagtaagatgATTAATTACATGATGATAGAGTCTCGCCTTAAAGAAAACCAGCCCCTGTCCTTATTTCTATTTGTCCTTGTGTTTCTGTTGTCAATGTCACAGGCCGACGCAGCCATGAGACACCAGCCGGGATATATGCACAGCGGCACCAGCAGTCCTCTCGTGAGCGGCACCAGGCCACACAAAACAGTCCGTTCCTCCTCCAGCTACACCATCGGCCTCTCGCCCAACATCAGTTACCGGCCCACCGGCCCAGACCCCTTTATGAGACACTCAGGCTGCCCAAACCCAGGACTCTACCCCAGACAGGACAGTCCGTCACAGCCCCGACCGTCTCCCACCGGTTCTCTGGCCAACAGCCCCCCGGGAACCTGTTCGCCCGCGTTCAGACCCCCGCAGCACCCCTCGCCCCGACCGCCGCCTGACCCGCCGAAAGTCACCCATGAGCAGTTTAAGGCTGCGCTGCAGATGGTGGTGGATAAAGGAGATCCACGGTCGTATCTGGAAAACTTCGTAAAGATTGGTGAGGGTTCGACGGGTGTGGTGTGCATCGCCCGCGAGAAACACAGCGGACGGGTCGTGGCCGTCAAGATGATGGACCTCAGGAGACAACAGCGCAGAGAACTGCTCTTCAATGAGGTGAAAGAATAAtcaaacatatataataatacaaaacaaCCTCATAGTGCCTTTATTTAAAGGtctagtttacccaaaaatgtcatccaagatgtagatgagtttgttttttcatcagatttggagaaatgtagtattccatcacttgctcaccaatggaagcgaatgggtgccgtcagaattagagtccaaacagctgataaaaacatcacattaatccacaaggaatccacaccactccaaatgtagtattccatcacttgctcaccaatggaagtgaatgggtgccgtcagaatgagagtccaaacagaggataaaatcatcacaataatccacaagtaatccacaccactccagttcatcagttaacatcttttccatcacttgctcaccaatggaagtgaatgggtgccgtcagaatgagagtccaaacagcttataaaaacatcacaataatccacaaggaaTCCACACCACTCAGTTAACATCTTTtccatcagttgctcaccaatgaaagtgaatgggtgccgtcagtccaaacagcttataaaaatcttaaaaacctGACCTGAACTCATGCACATGCAGAATTTTGAGAAACTACTCAGTATAGTTAGTtataaggtcaaaattgcaagaaaaaaaggcaaaattgtgagttaaaaagttgcaattaccaattaattttgtaaaacaaaaacaaacaaacaaaaaaaaaaaaacgctctaACAAATCATGAACTTACTGAATAATAGGTTGATAATCATAATTGTTTCTTGTGCAGtaattcagcatattagcatgatttctgaaggattatgtgacactgaaaactgaagtaatgatactgaaaattcagttttaatcacaggaataaattacattttaagagatattcacatagaacatgcctattttaaaaaatcacagtaatccacaagtaatcctcaCCACTCCAGcacatcagttaacatcttgagaagacaaaagctgaaacaaatccatcattaagacgtttttaactcaaatacgacTCCATAATCCACAAGTGGTTTTTCTGATGGGACTTGCATTTTCAGATTAACAAATATGTGCATTAAGGCCAattctatatttctatattttgtttTCACTGTGATCTCAGTAGGATTTATGAGCAATATGCTTCACCATGGGTGATAAAGataatgttaataaaacaaccTCAATATTGCctttatttaaaggagtagtttgtttcttcatcagatttggagaaatgtagtatttcatcacttgctcaccaatggaagtgaatgggtgccgtcagaatgagagtccaaacagctgataaaaacatcacaatatttcagttaacatcttgagaagacaaaagctgaaacaaatccaactttaaaaaaaaaagttttttgttggAGTATGTTACAAGAAAATAtgatttcagtctttctacttcaaaatttgtgttacttgccattttttGTAACTTTTTGATTGAAAATCAATTCAAAGTAAATGCTTCACCTTTTTTCAGTAAAAATGGTGTCTGGAAAGTTCAACAGTAACTTTAAAAACTCAAAATCAAGTAAAACAGGTTTATTTTGACGATGAGCACTGATGAGGGTGTGTTGGTGTGTGTTCAGGTGGTGATCATGAGAGACTATCAGCACAGGAACGTGGTGGAGATGTTCAAGAGCGCTCTGGTGGAGGAGGAGCTGTGGGTCATCATGGAGTATCTGCAGGGAGGAGCTTTAACAAACATTGTGTCTGAAACCAGGTACCACAACAATGACTACCTCAGCATTAATCTAGGAAAGCCAGTGTTTGAACCAATTAATCTTGATGTTTTCATTGTGATCTCAGTAGAATCTATGAGAAATGTGCTTTACCATGAGTGTGTTAATCTTCAAGTTTAAGACCCTAAgtccttttttttaattgctttgaCCAAatcgaaaaataaaataaaataaaataatctgaatattaaggaaaaataatattaaacaaaataataataaaaaaatacagttttcatATTGATTAGAAGACTTTTTTTGACAAGCAATTTTATgatataaacaaattaataagGCTGCAtcttaaaaagttttatttatatctatatctatatctatatgtccataaataataatatgattaatttataaataattataaatgaataaaaacattcCTTTACAGCAGGTTAAATCTGTagaaaagaaatgtaaaaataaataaataaataatcatcaaatgaagttagaaaaaataaagtgaaatgaaataaaataaataataaaataatgtgaaTATTAAAGAGACACATCTAATTTAAAACTTTATGAAAGTTTATCAGTAacctatttaaataaaataaaatttcaatgaaatcaaaataaaataatagcataAATGATCTTAAATaaacagatttattttttaattttgtttccaatataatataattcaatatataataaaaaaaagtaatataaaaatacataataaaaatattattcaaaataagttaatcatttaaatttgtaaatatacaattttaaatataatataaaataatataaaaatgtaaaattatataactaaaataaatatgatataattcaatgtataatttaaaatacaataataactaatataaaataaagttttataaTATAACGTTTCAACAATAGCAAtacaaaacttaaaataatacaataaaatatataatttaaaatacaatacaatataattttaaataatatgatataatacaatatatcatttaaaataaaattaaaaactaatttaatataAAGTATTGTATAATGTATGTAACATTGTATGTTATAAAAATacaatctaatttaaaataaaataatattatttaaaatacagtgtaacttaaaaaaataataatttaaaataaataaataatttaaatatgtaaatatataatttaaaataaaatattacaaataatataatacactgtatcattcaaaataaaatcatataatataacaatacttcatttaaaataaattaacactttaaatatgtaaatatgtaataaaaaattaaatattataaataatataatacaatatattagtataaataatataatttattttaaaatatataacaataaaataaaaaaaataatgcaatataatattCACATTCTTTCATGGTTGAAAGACAAATGCAATGAAACAATAAAATTAACAACATGATTAAAGAACATAAATAGTTTACTTTAAGGTCACTGTTTTTAATGCAAATTCACTGTGCAATTGCAAATCTGTTGTTTGAAACAGCAAAGCACTCCCAGTCTCTATATTGGAGAGAATTTTGCTGGAGAAATACTGTACGGTTTTTCCTTACTCCgaaacagaaaaataaattctTAGGTAACTCAAATTGTTGGAGGAAATATGGCTCACAGGATGCTAACCATTTTCACATATTTTGGGGATGTCCTAATATTAAAAGTTTTTGGAAAGATATACATAAAGTATTGGAAAAGATTCTAAGATTCTTCAGCTTTGAGGTACTTTACTTGGGCAAGGTGTCAATGGTTTCCTGGGAAAGGAAAAACAAATATATGTATAGAATAATTCTTGCTTCAAGTAAGAAAGCTATTACTAGATGTTGGTATGAACCTAATCCACCACAAATGCAGGAATGGATTGATGTTGTAAAAAGAATATTTTTGATGGAAAAAATTACATTCTGTGTGAATCACCAAAAAGATATGTTTATTGACTTTTAGTCCAAATGGATTGAGTATATAACTCCTATTGAACCTAATGCCTTTTTGATATTGAAcccattttttatgtttatttgtagtTATTGCGTCCGTATCCCCTTTCTTTTGTAAATAGTTTGGAAGAAATGGAAGAAAATTTAAAGAGAGATATTGATATGTCATTGTCATGAGAAACTttttgagcagttttttttatttcttcccTGATTCAAGGAAGATGCTGTAAAAGTGACAAATGTCATAAACAGATGCTGTGAATTGTATCTCTTtgcaataaaaacttaaaaaaaaaaaaaaaaaaaagaaacagcaaAACACAATGTCATGCTGCTCTCAAAAGGAGTCTCTGCTCATAATTAATCCAGATACTGACTCCATGTTGTATTACTGTAGTGTTTTATTCATACCACAAGAGGGTGATGTACAGTTAGGTCATGTTTTCTGACACTCCTTACCCAATGGGCCCACTTTAATTCGATTAGACAATCAGATTAGCGTGTGTTGTGAAGACATGCAGGGGAATATGATTAGTGATCTAATTAGTTTGGTAAATGCATCTCTGTCTTTGTCTGATGGAGGACTAGATTTACATGATCGCACACAAACGCGGCTCTTTGTCACGTCTCAAGATAACAGACAGAAAACTGGAACTGGCACAGCAGAAGGACGAGATCTGACCTGAGCAGCAGCATTGAACCGACACGTTTGCAAACACTATTGATTTTCAGCAGAGCCCTGGGAATAGCAATCACATGATCAAATTCAATAAAGCTGCATCTCAAAATTTGTTGGATATCTATGTAAATAATATGAGCAATGAACCAAATTATTACAGCAGGCTAAACCCGATGTCAAAACCTAATGTAATAGTCaacaaataaaatgagaaaatacaattaaatcattttaattaaataaaaaaataatgcaataattttccatatttatttaaagaatttttttatttggcaagcaattttgtgatgtaaataaattaatcagCCTGCATCTAAAAAGTTTCTTTTTTGAAGTAAACATCTATATCTAAATGTCTATAAATAATGAATATGattcatatataaataataatacactAACAAAAATTCCTTTACAACAGgttaaaacatgaaaatacaaaagaaaaatgtaaataaataaacaaacaaaattaaaaataatacaatttaaaataaaataaaaaataaaataattgtaaaatatatatctataaatcaaaatattaataataaaataaattataataaattaaccaaaaaaaaaaatcatttatagcAAGGTTAATTTCATGTCATgaacttttaaaagaaaaaaatgtaaaaatgtaaaaataaataaatagatagatcAAATAAAATTAGCCAAATAAAACTTACTTTTTAACATACTTTTTTTGAAGTAaacatctatatctatatctatgtcTATGTCTAtaaacaataatatgattaatgtataaataataaaaatgaacaaaaacattcCTTTACAGCAGGTTAAACCTCATgaatttgcaaaataaataaataaacaaac from Garra rufa chromosome 21, GarRuf1.0, whole genome shotgun sequence includes:
- the LOC141296209 gene encoding serine/threonine-protein kinase PAK 6, which translates into the protein MFRKKKKKRPEISAPKNFEHRVHTSFDAKRGVFVGLPTQWQSLIENLRRPKPMVDPSRITPVELKPKKTIVRGSMIGHGDYISAMLSDMSRLSVTSSNSLRKSSPSARKRAQSLGRLGEVNEGDAYQYETLDEPEPHWADKSRNIHSESGTPYMGLKKSVTLQPNGILPRAKSTFEVSMSCLDGPPPPPPPALPAPPPPPIPVPEPPRSMYLGGDIGSPTERLMMRREFPIVFSHNQRPITCFYSPTMPMQQPHGDSLTPDMRTTNRLLVHPQNSPGRPYSSYDLKADAAMRHQPGYMHSGTSSPLVSGTRPHKTVRSSSSYTIGLSPNISYRPTGPDPFMRHSGCPNPGLYPRQDSPSQPRPSPTGSLANSPPGTCSPAFRPPQHPSPRPPPDPPKVTHEQFKAALQMVVDKGDPRSYLENFVKIGEGSTGVVCIAREKHSGRVVAVKMMDLRRQQRRELLFNEVVIMRDYQHRNVVEMFKSALVEEELWVIMEYLQGGALTNIVSETRLSEEQIATVCEAVLQALAYLHSQGVIHRDIKSDSILLSLDGRIKLSDFGFCAQISKDIPKRKSLVGTPYWMAPEVISKSPYGTEVDVWSLGIMVVEMVDGEPPYFSETPVAAMKRLRDEPAPTVRNVHQVSPVLKDFLDRMLTRDPLERASATDLLEHPFLLQASSPQCLVPLVEQYRKRMSRC